A single region of the Glycine max cultivar Williams 82 chromosome 20, Glycine_max_v4.0, whole genome shotgun sequence genome encodes:
- the LOC100793762 gene encoding uncharacterized protein: MCWSSHSLLELELELELDGVVNVVKHKQQHNMRLKRNKLEDIPEETELPPIGIDTNPAELEEAGLHLETDLEILRRAMDMGLWALCLGFGYMLSRAHFRPLS, encoded by the coding sequence ATGTGTTGGTCATCGCACTCACTGTTAGAGTTAGAGTTAGAGTTAGAGTTGGATGGAGTCGTTAACGTTGTGAAGCATAAGCAACAACACAACATGAGATTGAAGAGGAACAAGTTGGAGGACATTCCGGAGGAAACAGAACTTCCTCCTATTGGTATTGATACTAATCCAGCAGAGCTTGAAGAAGCGGGCCTTCACTTGGAAACAGATTTGGAAATACTGAGGCGGGCCATGGATATGGGACTTTGGGCACTCTGCCTCGGTTTCGGCTATATGCTTTCCAGAGCTCACTTTCGTCCACTTTCTTga